A stretch of Malus sylvestris chromosome 11, drMalSylv7.2, whole genome shotgun sequence DNA encodes these proteins:
- the LOC126590872 gene encoding uncharacterized protein LOC126590872, which yields MASALVSPCLPSASFFNNNGSSRFCCCPSSVEASKSKSYSKRFGVRALKEKTEETKTPSADSADEVTKKYGLEAGLWKIFSSREEGKEGEEKKSKGDEAKKLLAKYGGAYLATSIILSLISFSLCYALISAGVDVQALLQKVGISGSETGERVGTFALAYAAHKAASPIRFPPTVALTPIVARWIGKKVEKED from the exons ATGGCATCAGCTCTGGTCTCCCCTTGTCTTCCCTctgcttctttcttcaacaacaaTGGAAGTTCAAGATTTTGCTGCTGTCCATCATCAGTTGAAGCATCCAAGTCCAAATCTTACTCGAAACGTTTCGGAGTCAGAGCCCTCAAGGAGAAAACTGAGGAAACAAAAACCCCATCTGCTGATTCAGCTGACGAAGTTACTAAAAAGTACGGCCTCGAAGCCGGTCTGTGGAAG ATATTCAGCTCAAgagaggaaggaaaggaaggagaagagaagAAGTCAAAGGGAGATGAAGCCAAGAAGCTGCTAGCAAAATATGGAGGGGCATACTTAGCCACATCCATTATTCTCTCTTTAATCTCGTTTTCCTTATGTTACGCACTCATCAGCGCCGGCGTCGATGTCCAGGCTTTGCTGCAAAAG GTGGGAATTTCCGGCAGTGAGACCGGAGAGAGGGTTGGGACGTTTGCTTTGGCATATGCTGCGCACAAGGCCGCGTCCCCAATTAGGTTTCCTCCGACAGTAGCTCTCACTCCCATTGTCGCCCGATGGATCGGAAAGAAAGTTGAGAAGGAGGATTAG
- the LOC126590871 gene encoding transcription factor E2FB-like isoform X1, which translates to MSGSQPPNLPVQPLEPTMQQPPKRQLPFSSMKPPFSAAADYHGFLPDPRQSTDQETYGITVKPPQLKRKSDAVDCEAESTDRTTAPGYTEVANSPLQTPVATKVGKANKASRLTKCSKSGPQTPASNVGSPSGANVTPAGPCRFDSSLGLLTKKFINLIKHAEDGILDLNKAADTLEVQKRRIYDITNVLEGIGLIEKKLKNRIQWKGLDVSRTGDADENYPSLQAQVENLSTEERRLDQQIREMQERLRDLSDDESNKKWLFVTEEDIKGLPSLQNETLIAIKAPHGTTLEVPDPDEVVDYPQRRYRMVLRSTMGPIDVYLVSQFEEKFEEINGVEVPTNIPSTSGANENPATTMFAEDRGKDVEMQVPDDHRMSADPTAAQDFTSGIMKIVPSDVDSDADYWLLSDADISITDMWRTEPGVVWNDLGALDQEYPLVNASSPRPQTPPSSLIEVPSTTSNPTKT; encoded by the exons ATGTCTGGCTCTCAGCCTCCGAACCTGCCGGTGCAACCGCTAGAACCGACCATGCAGCAGCCCCCGAAGCGGCAGCTCCCCTTCTCCTCCATGAAACCGCCGTTTTCAGCTGCTGCAGACTATCACGGCTTCCTTCCCGACCCCCGCCAATCCACTGATCAAGAAACCTACGGCATAACCGTTAAGCCCCCA CAGCTAAAAAGGAAGAGTGACGCAGTAGATTGCGAAGCTGAGTCTACCGATAGGACAACTGCTCCTGGATACACTGAAGTAGCTAACAGCCCCCTCCAGACTCCTGTGGCAACCAAGGTTGGAAAGGCAAACAAAGCATCAAGGCTTACAAAGTGCAGCAAATCTGGACCGCAGACTCCAGCTTCCAATGTGG GTTCTCCTTCTGGTGCTAATGTTACTCCAGCCGGTCCATGTCGTTTTGACAGCTCCCTAG GTCTCTTAACAAAGAAGTTTATCAATCTGATCAAACATGCGGAAGATGGTATTCTAGATCTCAATAAAGCTGCTGATACCTTGGAG GTCCAAAAGAGGCGGATATATGATATAACAAATGTTCTTGAAGGAATTGGTCTCATAGAAAAGAAGCTCAAAAATAGAATTCAGTGGAA GGGACTTGATGTCTCGAGGACAGGAGATGCAGATGAAAATTATCCTAGTTTACAG GCACAAGTTGAAAACCTATCTACTGAGGAGCGCAGATTAGATCAGCAAATAAG AGAAATGCAGGAAAGGTTGAGGGACCTGAGCGACGATGAAAGCAATAAGAA ATGGCTTTTTGTCACTGAAGAAGATATTAAGGGCTTACCTTCCTTGCAG AATGAAACCTTAATAGCAATTAAAGCTCCACACGGCACCACTCTTGAAGTCCCAGATCCTGACGAG GTCGTTGACTATCCCCAAAGGAGATACAGGATGGTTTTGAGGAGCACAATGGGTCCTATAGATGTTTACCTTGTCAG TCAATTTGAGGAGAAGTTTGAGGAGATTAATGGTGTCGAAGTACCTACAAACATCCCTTCAACGTCAGGGGCTAACGAAAACCCAGCTACAACAATGTTTGCAGAGGATAGAGGGAAGGATGTTGAAATGCAGGTACCAGATGATCATAGAATGTCTGCTGATCCTACTGCTGCCCAGGACTTTACTAGTGGGATTATGAAGATTGTTCCCTCAGATGTTGAT AGTGATGCAGATTACTGGCTTTTATCAGATGCTGATATTAGTATCACAGACATGTGGAGAACGGAAC CTGGGGTTGTATGGAATGATTTGGGTGCACTTGATCAAGAATATCCGTTGGTTAATGCCAGCTCACCACGTCCCCAAACTCCACCGTCTAGCTTAATTGAAGTACCTTCCACTACCAGCAACCCTACGAAGACTTGA
- the LOC126590871 gene encoding transcription factor E2FB-like isoform X2, with translation MSGSQPPNLPVQPLEPTMQQPPKRQLPFSSMKPPFSAAADYHGFLPDPRQSTDQETYGITVKPPLKRKSDAVDCEAESTDRTTAPGYTEVANSPLQTPVATKVGKANKASRLTKCSKSGPQTPASNVGSPSGANVTPAGPCRFDSSLGLLTKKFINLIKHAEDGILDLNKAADTLEVQKRRIYDITNVLEGIGLIEKKLKNRIQWKGLDVSRTGDADENYPSLQAQVENLSTEERRLDQQIREMQERLRDLSDDESNKKWLFVTEEDIKGLPSLQNETLIAIKAPHGTTLEVPDPDEVVDYPQRRYRMVLRSTMGPIDVYLVSQFEEKFEEINGVEVPTNIPSTSGANENPATTMFAEDRGKDVEMQVPDDHRMSADPTAAQDFTSGIMKIVPSDVDSDADYWLLSDADISITDMWRTEPGVVWNDLGALDQEYPLVNASSPRPQTPPSSLIEVPSTTSNPTKT, from the exons ATGTCTGGCTCTCAGCCTCCGAACCTGCCGGTGCAACCGCTAGAACCGACCATGCAGCAGCCCCCGAAGCGGCAGCTCCCCTTCTCCTCCATGAAACCGCCGTTTTCAGCTGCTGCAGACTATCACGGCTTCCTTCCCGACCCCCGCCAATCCACTGATCAAGAAACCTACGGCATAACCGTTAAGCCCCCA CTAAAAAGGAAGAGTGACGCAGTAGATTGCGAAGCTGAGTCTACCGATAGGACAACTGCTCCTGGATACACTGAAGTAGCTAACAGCCCCCTCCAGACTCCTGTGGCAACCAAGGTTGGAAAGGCAAACAAAGCATCAAGGCTTACAAAGTGCAGCAAATCTGGACCGCAGACTCCAGCTTCCAATGTGG GTTCTCCTTCTGGTGCTAATGTTACTCCAGCCGGTCCATGTCGTTTTGACAGCTCCCTAG GTCTCTTAACAAAGAAGTTTATCAATCTGATCAAACATGCGGAAGATGGTATTCTAGATCTCAATAAAGCTGCTGATACCTTGGAG GTCCAAAAGAGGCGGATATATGATATAACAAATGTTCTTGAAGGAATTGGTCTCATAGAAAAGAAGCTCAAAAATAGAATTCAGTGGAA GGGACTTGATGTCTCGAGGACAGGAGATGCAGATGAAAATTATCCTAGTTTACAG GCACAAGTTGAAAACCTATCTACTGAGGAGCGCAGATTAGATCAGCAAATAAG AGAAATGCAGGAAAGGTTGAGGGACCTGAGCGACGATGAAAGCAATAAGAA ATGGCTTTTTGTCACTGAAGAAGATATTAAGGGCTTACCTTCCTTGCAG AATGAAACCTTAATAGCAATTAAAGCTCCACACGGCACCACTCTTGAAGTCCCAGATCCTGACGAG GTCGTTGACTATCCCCAAAGGAGATACAGGATGGTTTTGAGGAGCACAATGGGTCCTATAGATGTTTACCTTGTCAG TCAATTTGAGGAGAAGTTTGAGGAGATTAATGGTGTCGAAGTACCTACAAACATCCCTTCAACGTCAGGGGCTAACGAAAACCCAGCTACAACAATGTTTGCAGAGGATAGAGGGAAGGATGTTGAAATGCAGGTACCAGATGATCATAGAATGTCTGCTGATCCTACTGCTGCCCAGGACTTTACTAGTGGGATTATGAAGATTGTTCCCTCAGATGTTGAT AGTGATGCAGATTACTGGCTTTTATCAGATGCTGATATTAGTATCACAGACATGTGGAGAACGGAAC CTGGGGTTGTATGGAATGATTTGGGTGCACTTGATCAAGAATATCCGTTGGTTAATGCCAGCTCACCACGTCCCCAAACTCCACCGTCTAGCTTAATTGAAGTACCTTCCACTACCAGCAACCCTACGAAGACTTGA